Proteins from one Scleropages formosus chromosome 14, fSclFor1.1, whole genome shotgun sequence genomic window:
- the cdc16 gene encoding cell division cycle protein 16 homolog, whose amino-acid sequence MNLERLRKRVRHYIDQQQYQSALFWADKIASLSHEDPQDVYWLAQCLYLTNQYHRASHALRSRKLDKLYGACQYLAARCHYAAKEYQQALDILDMEEPASRKLLDKSIKEDNGIGEGAKDWGMSSASINSSICLLRGKIYDAMDNRPLATASYKEALKLDVYCFEAFDLLTSYHMLTAQEEIDFLDSLPLSQQCTDEEKELLHFLFENKLKKYNKPSEVVVPDTVNGLQDNLDVVVSLAERHYYNCDFKTCYQLTSMVMVKDPFHANCLPVHIGTLVELSKANELFYLSHKLVDLYPNSPVSWFAVGCYYLMVGHKNEHARRYLSKATTLERKYGPAWIAYGHSFAVESEHDQAMAAYFTAAQLMKGCHLPMLYIGLEYGLTNNSKLAERFFSQALSIAPEDPFVMHEVGVVAFQNGDFKAAEKLFLDALEKIKAIGNEVTVDKWEPLLNNLGHVCRKLKKYDQALEYHRQALVLIPQNASTYSAIGYVHSLMGDFESAIDYFHTALGLKRDDTFSVTMLGHCIEMYIGDTEAYIGTDIKDKLRSTLSTPALMKLLNTSGDTSEHRAQPLEESGIMALETSSPNLDKPAEASLRRSTPLEFDMYESDMMLETSMSDTST is encoded by the exons ATGAATCTCGAGAGGCTGCGGAAACGTGTGCGACATTACATCGATCAG CAACAGTACCAGAGTGCCCTGTTTTGGGCAGATAAAATTGCCTCCTTGTCACATG AAGATCCCCAGGACGTGTACTGGCTGGCACAGTGCCTTTACCTTACAAACCAGTATCACAGGGCCTCGCATGCACTCCGCTCAAGGAAACTTGACAAG TTGTATGGAGCATGCCAGTATCTGGCTGCAAGATGCCAT TATGCTGCTAAAGAATACCAGCAAGCGCTGGACATTCTGGACATGGAGGAACCTGCCAGCAGGAAGTTGCTTGACAAGAGTATTAAGGAGGATAATGGGATTGGTGAGGGAGCCAAGGACTGGGGAATGTCTAGTGCTTCA ATCAACAGCTCCATCTGCCTATTGCGGGGGAAAATCTATGATGCTATGGACAATCGACCCCTGGCCACAGCAAGTTATAAAGAGGCCTTGAAGCTTGACGTCTACTGCTTTGAAGCTTTTGATCTCCTAACCTCCTATCATATGTTGACAGCCCAAGAAG AGATTGACTTCCTGGATTCCCTTCCTCTGAGCCAACAGTGTACAGATGAAGAAAAGGAACTTCTCCATTTCCTGTTtgagaacaaactgaaaaag TATAACAAACCTAGTGAGGTTGTCGTCCCGGATACAGTGAATGGTCTCCAAGACAACTTGGATGTAGTAGTCTCTCTAGCAGAGAGGCATTATTACAACTGTGATTTTAAAACATGCTATCAGTTGACATCAAT GGTGATGGTAAAAGATCCATTTCATGCCAACTGTCTTCCAGTACATATAGGAACATTAGTGGAGCTCAGTAAGGCAAATG AACTGTTTTACCTCTCTCACAAATTGGTGGATTTGTACCCAAACAGCCCT GTCTCCTGGTTTGCTGTTGGATGTTATTACCTAATGGTTGGTCACAAAAATGAACATGCCCGAAGGTACCTTAG CAAAGCCACCACCCTGGAGAGGAAATATGGACCAGCCTGGATTGCGTACGGTCATTCGTTTGCAGTGGAGAGTGAACATGACCAAGCCATGGCTGCCTATTTTACGGCAGCACAGCTCATGAAAGG GTGCCACTTGCCCATGCTGTACATCGGCCTGGAGTACGGGCTGACCAACAATTCTAAACTGGCAGAGCGCTTCTTCAGTCAGGCGCTCAGCATTGCACCCGAGGACCCCTTTGTCATGCACGAGGTGGGCGTGGTGGCGTTCCAGAATGGAGA CTTTAAAGCAGCGGAGAAGCTATTTTTGGATGCCTTGGAAAAAATTAAGGCTATTGGAAATGAG GTTACTGTGGATAAGTGGGAGCCGTTGTTGAATAACTTGGGCCATGTTTGTCGGAAACTGAA AAAGTATGATCAAGCTCTGGAATACCACCGACAGGCTCTCGTGCTCATTCCCCAGAATGCTTCAACCTATTCTGCCATTGGATACGTGCATAGCCTCATGGGCGATTTTGAGAGTGCCATTGACTACTTTCACACA GCACTTGGTCTTAAGAGAGATGACACATTTTCTGTGACAATGTTGGGACACTGCATCGAAATGTACATTGGTGACACAGAAGCCTACATAG GGACAGACATCAAGGACAAGTTGAGGAGCACCCTGAGCACTCCAGCACTGATGAAGCTACTTAACACGTCAGGGGACACCAGTGAGCATCGAGCACAGCCCCTGGAAGAAAGCGGCATCATGGCACTAGAGACCTCCTCGCCCAATTTGGACAAGCCTGCAGAGGCCTCCCTTCGCCGCTCCACACCTCTGGAGTTTGACATGTATGAGAGTGACATGATGCTTGAGACCTCCATGTCTGACACCAGCACGTGA